One segment of Alistipes finegoldii DSM 17242 DNA contains the following:
- a CDS encoding NAD+ synthase, whose protein sequence is MKIAIAQLNYTIGDIDGNASKIIDSINKAKAQRADLVIFAEQAVSGTPAFDLLRKTTFLELCEDALVEIASCCDGIAAIVGLPILTREGTISAAALIQDRKVLRYVGKKYITARREMGFLVPSKGFEYATIKGHKCAIIVGDDLSREHDFDKSVETVISINARKYGKGTMTYRYDMMRHLSFVEAKNLVLVNQVGGATDIVYDGTSGAFNNRGELVLMMKQFEEDFQIFDTKAQNPPVGVPSTYNDRTRMVYQAARCGLRDFFLKNGYKKACIGLSGGIDSAVVACLAADALGAGNVRALLLPSQFSSDHSVEDAKKLAENLGIEYNVIPITEIYTSVVNTLKPVIGGREFDATEENIQTRIRTVLLMAVQNKTDYILLNSSNKSENALGLCTLYGDTAGAFSPTGDLYKSEMYDVARYINRTFGNVIPENILDKEPSSELHPGQKDSDILPPYEVVDAILLRMIEEGQHREEIVNAGFDSEVVEKIHCMIMRNEKKRYQFPPVLRLSMCSFGHERLMPLTNKYGD, encoded by the coding sequence ATGAAGATAGCTATTGCCCAGTTGAACTACACGATCGGGGATATCGACGGCAACGCCTCGAAAATCATCGATTCCATCAACAAAGCGAAAGCGCAGCGCGCCGACCTTGTCATCTTTGCCGAACAGGCCGTGAGCGGGACACCGGCTTTCGATCTGCTGCGTAAGACGACCTTCCTCGAATTGTGCGAGGACGCGCTGGTCGAAATAGCTTCGTGCTGCGACGGCATCGCCGCGATCGTGGGACTGCCGATCCTCACGCGCGAGGGAACCATCAGCGCCGCGGCGCTGATTCAGGACCGCAAGGTGCTGCGCTACGTGGGCAAGAAATATATCACGGCCCGCCGCGAAATGGGCTTTCTCGTCCCCTCGAAAGGGTTCGAATATGCGACGATCAAAGGTCACAAGTGCGCCATCATCGTGGGCGACGACCTGAGCCGCGAGCACGATTTCGACAAGTCGGTCGAAACCGTCATCTCGATCAACGCCCGCAAATACGGCAAGGGCACCATGACCTACCGTTACGATATGATGCGTCATCTGTCGTTCGTCGAAGCCAAGAATCTGGTGCTGGTCAATCAGGTCGGAGGCGCGACGGACATCGTTTACGACGGCACGTCGGGCGCGTTCAACAACCGCGGCGAGCTGGTGCTGATGATGAAGCAGTTCGAGGAGGATTTCCAGATTTTCGACACCAAGGCCCAGAATCCTCCCGTCGGGGTTCCTTCGACCTACAACGACCGCACGCGGATGGTCTATCAGGCGGCCCGCTGCGGACTCCGTGACTTCTTCCTCAAGAACGGTTACAAGAAGGCCTGCATCGGCCTTTCGGGCGGTATCGACTCGGCCGTGGTGGCCTGTCTGGCCGCTGACGCGCTGGGCGCCGGGAATGTCCGCGCCCTGCTGCTGCCTTCGCAGTTCTCGTCGGACCATTCGGTCGAAGACGCCAAGAAGCTGGCCGAGAACCTCGGTATCGAATACAACGTAATTCCCATTACCGAAATATATACCAGTGTGGTGAACACCCTCAAGCCGGTCATCGGCGGGCGGGAGTTCGACGCCACGGAGGAGAATATCCAGACCCGTATCCGCACGGTGCTGCTGATGGCCGTGCAGAACAAGACGGATTACATTCTGCTCAACTCGTCGAACAAGAGCGAGAATGCGCTGGGCCTTTGTACGCTTTACGGCGATACGGCGGGTGCGTTCAGCCCCACGGGCGACCTCTACAAGAGCGAGATGTACGACGTGGCGCGTTATATCAACCGCACGTTCGGCAATGTGATTCCCGAAAACATTCTGGACAAGGAGCCGTCGTCGGAGTTGCATCCGGGACAGAAGGACAGCGATATTCTGCCGCCCTACGAGGTGGTGGACGCCATTCTGCTGCGCATGATCGAGGAGGGCCAGCACCGCGAGGAGATCGTCAATGCGGGGTTCGATTCGGAAGTCGTGGAGAAGATCCACTGCATGATCATGCGCAACGAGAAGAAGCGTTACCAGTTTCCGCCCGTGCTGCGCCTGTCGATGTGCTCGTTCGGGCACGAACGGCTGATGCCCCTGACCAATAAATACGGCGACTGA